The Mesorhizobium sp. AR02 genomic interval TACCAGATTGTCGGCATCGCGTCGTTCTCGTCAGTGCTGAACCAAAACAGCGCGATCGTTCCGCTCGAAGGGCTGCAGCAACTCCTGTCGCGGGAGGACGTGTTTACCTTGTACGAGGTGAGGTTGAAGCGCCCGCTCGAGAGCAACGACATCGCCGTTGCACGAACCCGGCTCATCGCGGCCGCACCGGGATTCGCGGTGGGCGACACCGAGCAGTTTGCCAGCAGCATCCGCATCTTCGATCTGCTTCAGGCGATTGCCCGGACAATTTCACTGGTTGTCATGGCGATGGCCTCTGTCGCCGTTGCCAATACACTGCTGATGGCGGTGAACGAACGGACGTTCGAGATTGGGGTTCTCGCAGCGCTTGGCTGGTCTCCGAGGCGGATCCTTCGGCTCATTCTTATCGAAGGCGTGATCATGAGCGCTGCCGGCGGGGTAATCGGGATCATTCTCGGCGCCCTTGCCATGGAAATGGCGGCGAAGACAAAGTTCGCGGCGGGTCTGATCGTGCCTTACCTGTCGGGCTGGTCGATCGCGCAGGCGCTGATCTTCGTCTTCATTGCAGGGCCCCTCGGCGCGCTCTACCCGGCCTGGCGCGCCACGCGCCTTCTCCCCGCTGACGCGCTCCGCAGGATCTGACGGGTGGTCGAGTGTTTATCAAACAGGCGGATCATGCGGGGGCAGGCTGAAGAGGGACCCGTGGTGACCGGCGATATCTGCTTTCAGGAAAGAGCATGGCAAAGCGGTCGTTCATGTCGCTCCGTCCGTAAGTCAGCTTTGGGTCATAATCGGAATTCTCGCCGCTACTCCTCGTGCCGCTTCTGCGCGATCAGGTCCAGCCGTTCGCGGTCGGCGCTCTCGCGCTCGTCGCGGTTGCGCACGTCCTTGTAGGCGCGCTCGACCATGTTGGTGCGCGCGCTTGCC includes:
- a CDS encoding ABC transporter permease, producing MTELTLPLRGLIARPLRTLLTVLGIALAVAGFVALTGLTAGVQRSFASGIDENGADLVVSQRGAFNLVSSTVPRSLGSGLTAVPNVEAVSGVLLNITTADDDANIVMAGWPAGSFLWKDMHLLAGRIPAPGDQWPVILGESIATALDKRVGDTIELQFQPYQIVGIASFSSVLNQNSAIVPLEGLQQLLSREDVFTLYEVRLKRPLESNDIAVARTRLIAAAPGFAVGDTEQFASSIRIFDLLQAIARTISLVVMAMASVAVANTLLMAVNERTFEIGVLAALGWSPRRILRLILIEGVIMSAAGGVIGIILGALAMEMAAKTKFAAGLIVPYLSGWSIAQALIFVFIAGPLGALYPAWRATRLLPADALRRI